A genome region from Cucurbita pepo subsp. pepo cultivar mu-cu-16 chromosome LG02, ASM280686v2, whole genome shotgun sequence includes the following:
- the LOC111788632 gene encoding uncharacterized protein LOC111788632, with protein sequence MERGRMNGNGICDYSYESNGFHALDLVDVYGGESTPNGRSSGKTSQGSSPTSCILHPVSKLDTLAGVAIKYGVEVADIRKMNGLVTDFQMFALKSLQIPLPGRHPPSPCLLEELSTPGQSSSERTPSARLSSDFFESFQSLKLKSSEQRISSAMSSLQGYYGLKPSDQRSRINGFDTAVYSEGASHDSEDMLVSGTSQYLDLLMPHHRKSRSSVNGFLGDKVEVADLQSAEAGGDGDPKWNDKLVRRRQKSVADFSHSPEMLLKDDNSSGSNGFSSSAGKGLLAQRPKTSSRTNLASDNAVGLIPIPIGLGDSYVAVDGFAGVRKSLSTSSLPDPENGNPSSIWSASKWSLKPDLQAISTASRPMFDGLPKPLTGRRNKAALD encoded by the exons CTAGTGGATGTCTATGGAGGAGAGAGCACGCCGAATGGAAGAAGCTCTGGGAAGACCTCGCAGGGTTCATCTCCTACTAGTTGCATCCTGCATCCAGTATCGAAATTAGATACTCTTGCTGGAGTTGCAATCAAATACGGTGTCGAG GTTGCAGATATAAGGAAGATGAATGGGCTAGTCACAGATTTTCAAATGTTTGCTCTTAAATCTCTCCAGATTCCTCTTCCTGGAAGGCATCCTCCTTCTCCTTGCTTACTGGAAGAGCTAAGTACTCCAGG ACAAAGCAGCTCCGAAAGGACTCCAAGTGCACGTCTTTCATCGGATTTCTTTGAATCATTCCAATCCCTCAAACTGAAGTCTTCCGAACAAAGGATCTCCTCAGCCATGAGCTCTTTACAAGGTTACTATGGCCTCAAACCATCTGACCAGAGGAGCAGAATCAATGGTTTCGACACGGCAGTCTACAGTGAAGGAGCCTCTCATGATTCAGAAGACATGCTTGTTTCTGGGACCTCACAGTATTTGGATTTACTAATGCCTCACCATCGAAAATCCAGGAGTTCAGTGAATGGATTTCTGGGTGATAAAGTAGAGGTGGCTGATCTGCAATCTGCAGAAGCTGGCGGCGATGGGGATCCCAAATGGAATGACAAATTGGTAAGAAGGCGCCAGAAATCTGTAGCTGACTTTTCCCATTCCCCTGAAATGCTCTTGAAAGATGACAACAGCAGTGGAAGTAACGGGTTCTCATCCTCGGCTGGAAAGGGCCTTTTGGCTCAAAGACCCAAAACATCTAGCAGAACTAATTTGGCAAGTGACAATGCGGTCGGATTGATTCCAATTCCAATAGGTTTGGGGGATTCATATGTGGCCGTTGATGGGTTTGCTGGGGTAAGAAAGTCATTGAGCACATCGAGTTTGCCGGATCCGGAGAATGGCAACCCTTCATCAATTTGGTCTGCTTCAAAGTGGAGTCTGAAACCGGATTTACAGGCAATCTCAACTGCTTCCAGACCAATGTTTGATGGCTTGCCAAAACCTTTGACGGGTCGAAGAAACAAAGCTGCACTCGATTAG